The following coding sequences lie in one Kribbella sp. NBC_00709 genomic window:
- a CDS encoding ABC transporter ATP-binding protein translates to MTPVHDLPPVIAAHDLTKTYTFHQQRAGLGGALKSLVRRTYETRLAVDRVSFGINRGEVVGLLGPNGAGKTTTLKMLSGLLYTTSGDLEVLGHTPSDRKHDYLRRIALVMGQKTMLWWDVPAMESLLLHKDMYGLSTAEFDHNVAELAELLEVEHLLNVQVRKTSLGERMKLELMAALVHGPEILFLDEPTIGLDVVAKARVRSFLADVNRLRGTTILITSHDMDDIEALCSRVMIIDHGRLQFDGGLDDLVRTAQPRKLVRATYATPVDGGRLAGLDGVAAVDLDGQTVKLEADRERAGFVMEQLTRLGPLVDLDVADADIEDIMRDLFLRRSTLGDAS, encoded by the coding sequence GTGACGCCTGTCCACGATCTGCCGCCTGTCATCGCGGCCCATGATCTGACCAAGACCTACACCTTCCACCAGCAGCGCGCCGGTCTCGGCGGGGCGCTGAAAAGCCTGGTGAGACGCACGTACGAGACCCGGCTCGCCGTCGACCGGGTCAGCTTCGGCATCAACCGCGGCGAGGTGGTCGGCCTGCTCGGGCCGAACGGCGCCGGCAAGACGACCACGCTGAAGATGCTGTCCGGCCTGCTCTACACGACCTCCGGCGACCTGGAGGTCCTCGGCCACACGCCGTCGGATCGCAAGCACGACTACCTGCGCCGGATCGCGCTCGTCATGGGCCAGAAGACCATGCTCTGGTGGGACGTCCCGGCGATGGAGAGTCTCCTGCTGCACAAGGACATGTACGGCTTGTCCACCGCGGAGTTCGACCACAACGTCGCCGAACTGGCGGAGCTGCTCGAGGTCGAGCATCTGCTGAACGTCCAGGTCCGCAAGACCTCGCTCGGTGAGCGGATGAAGCTGGAGCTGATGGCCGCGCTTGTCCACGGCCCGGAGATCCTGTTCCTCGACGAGCCGACGATCGGCCTGGACGTGGTCGCCAAGGCGCGGGTCCGGTCGTTCCTCGCCGACGTCAACCGGCTCCGCGGTACGACGATCCTGATCACCAGCCACGACATGGACGACATCGAGGCACTCTGCTCGCGGGTGATGATCATCGACCACGGCCGGCTGCAGTTCGACGGCGGCCTGGACGACCTGGTCCGGACGGCGCAACCGCGCAAGCTGGTGCGGGCGACGTACGCGACGCCGGTCGATGGCGGCCGGCTCGCCGGGCTGGACGGCGTAGCGGCCGTCGACCTGGACGGTCAGACGGTGAAGCTCGAGGCCGATCGGGAGCGGGCCGGCTTCGTCATGGAGCAGCTCACCCGGCTCGGCCCGCTGGTCGACCTCGATGTCGCGGACGCGGACATCGAGGACATCATGCGTGACCTGTTCCTCCGCCGCAGCACCTTGGGGGACGCGTCATGA
- a CDS encoding ABC transporter permease has product MSTLTEPLDRNWLQKQWRHVRLWRRFFAQAVVRETHYRAHFLTTLLVGLVQLGLGIVPTLLLFGFTQDVHGWSRAEVIALVGVYQIVTGLIATFVAPNMNRMTSYLTEGELDVVLLRPVSSQFYLTLRWINVAELTNVASGIVVLVIGLVQSDLAPGVGQVLQAVVLAGCGLVLLTAVWSAMSFLAFWLQSVGPIGVVYLSMVEAGRYPLVFFPVAVRTFLTFAFPVAFATTFPVRALAGDLNWWPVALGVALAVVAMTLVRLLWRRGLLTYSSASS; this is encoded by the coding sequence ATGAGCACGCTCACCGAACCGCTTGACAGGAACTGGCTGCAGAAGCAGTGGCGGCACGTCCGGTTGTGGCGGCGGTTCTTCGCGCAGGCTGTGGTCCGCGAGACGCACTACCGCGCGCATTTCCTGACCACGCTGCTCGTGGGTCTCGTGCAGCTGGGGCTGGGGATCGTGCCGACGTTGCTGCTGTTCGGGTTCACCCAGGACGTGCACGGGTGGTCGCGGGCCGAGGTGATCGCGCTGGTCGGCGTGTACCAGATCGTCACCGGGCTGATTGCGACGTTCGTCGCGCCGAACATGAACCGGATGACGTCGTACCTCACCGAGGGCGAACTGGACGTCGTCCTGCTGCGGCCGGTGTCGAGCCAGTTCTACCTGACCCTGCGGTGGATCAACGTGGCTGAGCTGACGAACGTTGCCAGCGGCATCGTTGTGCTCGTGATCGGGCTGGTGCAGTCCGATCTCGCTCCCGGCGTCGGGCAGGTGTTGCAGGCGGTCGTGCTGGCCGGCTGTGGGTTGGTGCTGCTGACGGCAGTCTGGTCGGCGATGTCGTTCCTGGCGTTCTGGCTGCAATCGGTGGGGCCGATCGGGGTGGTCTACCTGAGCATGGTCGAGGCCGGGCGGTACCCGTTGGTGTTCTTCCCGGTCGCGGTGCGGACGTTCCTGACGTTCGCGTTCCCGGTGGCGTTCGCGACGACGTTTCCGGTGCGGGCGTTGGCCGGCGATCTGAACTGGTGGCCGGTTGCGCTGGGAGTGGCGCTCGCGGTAGTGGCGATGACACTAGTTCGGTTGTTATGGCGGCGCGGGCTGCTGACGTACTCCAGTGCGTCGAGCTGA
- a CDS encoding pirin family protein, giving the protein MGAEIRPAGERFRTSSGWLESWHSFSFGEHYDPGNVGFGFLVAHNDETVAAGTGFDTHPHQDLEIVTWVLRGALAHRDSQGNSGVVHPGLAQRMTAGSGIQHSEWNDGAEPVHYVQMWVRPDRFDLPPSYEQTELDLTTGELIPVASGLTKHAASTAIHINQSAAGMSVARLAPGGTIMLPAAPYLHLFVAAGAANLEGAGDLGTADAVRLTASDGERLVASSGGAEVLVWEMWSPTQA; this is encoded by the coding sequence ATGGGTGCGGAGATTCGGCCGGCAGGTGAGCGGTTTCGGACGTCCAGCGGGTGGCTGGAGTCGTGGCATTCGTTCTCGTTCGGGGAGCATTACGACCCGGGGAATGTCGGGTTCGGGTTCCTGGTGGCGCACAACGACGAGACGGTGGCTGCCGGCACCGGGTTCGACACGCATCCACATCAGGATCTGGAGATCGTGACGTGGGTACTGCGGGGTGCGCTGGCGCATCGTGATTCGCAGGGGAACAGCGGGGTGGTCCACCCGGGGCTCGCGCAGCGGATGACCGCGGGTTCCGGCATCCAGCACTCGGAGTGGAACGACGGCGCTGAGCCGGTGCACTACGTCCAGATGTGGGTCCGGCCCGATCGATTCGACCTGCCGCCGTCGTACGAACAGACCGAGCTCGACCTCACCACCGGCGAGCTGATCCCGGTCGCCTCCGGCCTCACCAAGCATGCCGCTTCCACCGCGATCCACATCAACCAGTCCGCTGCCGGGATGTCCGTCGCGCGCCTCGCTCCAGGCGGCACGATCATGCTGCCCGCAGCGCCGTACCTGCATCTGTTCGTCGCGGCCGGTGCGGCGAACCTCGAAGGCGCCGGCGACCTCGGCACCGCGGACGCCGTACGCCTCACCGCCTCGGACGGCGAACGGCTTGTGGCTAGTTCAGGCGGCGCCGAGGTGCTCGTTTGGGAAATGTGGTCCCCCACGCAGGCATAA
- a CDS encoding ABC transporter permease: protein MSTLTRNLRVVRRMTAAEIAQQSVYRGAWIIFMLANICMPIISLLIWRTALANGAQLPVDERYITTYFVLLGFVTMATSSWMAAFLANDIRLGKLSSWMVRPASLLVKFVANNLSEKFLKLFALVPMIGIVWWIFRDSMNIPAGAGRWALFAVSIVLGAILVFTIDILIAALAFWMDDVGALVQARVIIASVLSGAVVPLALMPSWSRGFVDHQPFRYTVSFPVEIVAGQLTGRDLLAGLGIQLGYVVVLAVIARLVWAAGLRAYSAVGA from the coding sequence ATGAGCACGCTGACCCGCAACCTCCGCGTCGTACGCCGGATGACGGCGGCCGAGATCGCGCAGCAGTCCGTGTACCGCGGCGCGTGGATCATCTTCATGCTGGCCAACATCTGCATGCCGATCATCTCGTTGCTGATCTGGCGGACCGCGCTCGCGAACGGCGCCCAGCTCCCGGTCGACGAGCGGTACATCACGACGTACTTCGTGCTGCTCGGGTTCGTCACGATGGCGACGTCGTCGTGGATGGCGGCGTTCCTCGCCAACGACATCCGGCTCGGCAAACTGTCCAGCTGGATGGTGCGGCCGGCGTCCTTGCTGGTCAAGTTCGTCGCGAACAACCTGTCGGAGAAGTTCCTGAAGCTGTTCGCGCTGGTGCCGATGATCGGCATCGTCTGGTGGATCTTCCGCGACTCGATGAACATCCCGGCCGGCGCCGGCCGGTGGGCGCTGTTCGCGGTCAGCATCGTGCTCGGCGCGATCCTGGTGTTCACGATCGACATCCTGATCGCGGCGCTGGCGTTCTGGATGGACGACGTCGGCGCGCTCGTGCAGGCGCGGGTGATCATCGCGAGTGTGCTGTCCGGCGCCGTCGTACCGCTGGCGTTGATGCCTTCGTGGTCGCGAGGGTTCGTCGACCACCAGCCGTTCCGGTACACGGTGTCGTTCCCGGTCGAGATCGTCGCCGGTCAGCTGACCGGCCGCGACCTACTGGCCGGGCTGGGGATCCAGCTCGGGTACGTCGTCGTGCTCGCAGTGATCGCGCGGCTCGTCTGGGCGGCGGGGCTCCGCGCCTACTCGGCGGTGGGCGCATGA
- a CDS encoding penicillin-binding transpeptidase domain-containing protein, whose protein sequence is MKRTTAIVCLSSLLITAGCSDSKSGGGKSGNDEQKASGAVIKQFADAWVKAWAPDGKPDAAGALTDNPTVFAKRLDDTDTALVASTVTVTPQGDPKCSDASNCTQDLAVEAQLRGIGAMKWTSTATAVKTGDAWKIKASGDTIYPGLGDINYLKRVRALPARASILDRNGVALTANRQVVIVGVESGPKATPATYAAFTKYLQVDGTKLAARAKAAPVGQFVDAITIRAEQWEALRPTMGKLPGVLTMGGTQSLPPNATFAKSLIGTMKTATADTLKNAGPTASAQDQVGTTGLQYAFQQQLAGTPGGTVTLRDGKTKLTIKTVFSQKGTAGKPVKTTLDTNMQKAAEAALATSKLQASLVAVQASTGQILVAANGPTVAAYNRAFQGRYAPGSTFKIVTSAALLGSGETAATALPCTNTINVFGKTFKNYDGLAAYGAGTMQKAFNESCNTAFISQHARLPKDAMTKAAAMFGIGRDLNLSINAYGGQVPLPKDDVAEAASMIGQGTVTASPLAISLVAATVDHGTAMKPVLVPGKDAAGAAASPLPAATVANLRTFMRTTVTSGTAKVLAGNGAVAAKTGTAELVSGGKVITNAWMAGYRGDVAFAVIVEGGESGSHTAGPILKTFLSSFK, encoded by the coding sequence GTGAAGCGAACCACTGCGATCGTTTGTCTGAGTAGTCTGCTGATCACCGCTGGTTGTTCGGACAGCAAGTCCGGCGGCGGGAAGTCGGGGAACGACGAGCAGAAGGCCTCGGGCGCGGTCATCAAGCAATTCGCGGACGCGTGGGTGAAGGCGTGGGCGCCGGACGGGAAGCCGGATGCGGCCGGGGCGCTCACCGACAACCCGACGGTGTTCGCCAAGCGGCTCGACGACACCGACACCGCGCTGGTCGCGAGCACCGTGACGGTGACGCCGCAGGGCGATCCGAAGTGCAGCGACGCGAGCAACTGCACTCAGGACCTGGCGGTCGAGGCGCAACTGCGCGGCATCGGCGCGATGAAGTGGACCAGTACGGCGACCGCGGTGAAGACCGGCGACGCGTGGAAGATCAAGGCTTCCGGCGACACCATCTACCCGGGCCTGGGCGACATCAACTACCTGAAGCGGGTCCGTGCGCTGCCGGCTCGCGCCTCGATCCTCGACCGCAACGGCGTCGCGCTGACCGCGAACCGGCAGGTCGTCATCGTCGGCGTGGAGTCGGGGCCGAAGGCGACGCCCGCGACCTACGCCGCGTTCACGAAGTACCTCCAGGTCGACGGGACGAAGCTCGCCGCCCGGGCGAAGGCGGCGCCGGTCGGCCAGTTCGTCGACGCGATCACGATCCGGGCCGAGCAGTGGGAGGCCCTCCGGCCGACGATGGGCAAGCTGCCGGGCGTGCTGACGATGGGCGGCACCCAGTCGCTGCCGCCGAACGCGACGTTCGCGAAGTCGCTGATCGGCACGATGAAGACCGCGACCGCGGACACCCTCAAGAACGCCGGCCCGACCGCATCCGCGCAGGACCAGGTCGGCACCACTGGTCTGCAGTACGCGTTCCAGCAGCAGCTCGCCGGTACGCCGGGCGGCACGGTCACGCTGCGGGACGGCAAGACCAAGCTGACGATCAAGACGGTGTTCAGCCAGAAGGGCACCGCCGGCAAGCCGGTGAAGACCACGCTGGACACCAACATGCAGAAGGCCGCGGAGGCCGCGCTGGCGACCAGCAAACTGCAGGCGTCGCTGGTCGCGGTGCAGGCGTCGACCGGCCAGATCCTGGTCGCGGCGAACGGCCCGACGGTCGCGGCGTACAACCGCGCCTTCCAGGGCCGCTACGCACCGGGGTCGACGTTCAAGATCGTCACCTCGGCGGCACTGCTGGGCAGCGGTGAGACGGCAGCGACCGCGTTGCCGTGCACGAACACGATCAACGTGTTCGGCAAGACGTTCAAGAACTACGACGGCCTGGCGGCGTACGGCGCGGGCACCATGCAGAAGGCCTTCAACGAGTCCTGCAACACCGCGTTCATCTCGCAGCACGCGCGGCTGCCGAAGGACGCGATGACCAAGGCCGCGGCGATGTTCGGCATCGGGCGGGACCTGAACCTGTCGATCAACGCGTACGGCGGTCAGGTGCCGCTGCCGAAGGACGACGTGGCCGAGGCCGCCTCGATGATCGGTCAGGGCACCGTCACCGCCAGCCCGCTGGCGATCTCGCTGGTCGCCGCCACGGTCGACCACGGTACGGCGATGAAGCCGGTCCTCGTCCCGGGCAAGGACGCCGCCGGCGCAGCCGCCTCTCCGTTGCCCGCAGCAACGGTCGCGAACCTGCGCACGTTCATGCGGACCACGGTCACCAGCGGTACGGCGAAGGTGCTGGCCGGCAACGGCGCGGTCGCGGCCAAGACCGGTACGGCCGAGCTCGTGTCCGGCGGCAAGGTCATCACCAACGCGTGGATGGCGGGATACCGCGGCGACGTCGCGTTCGCCGTCATCGTCGAGGGCGGCGAGTCCGGATCGCACACCGCCGGGCCGATCCTGAAGACCTTCCTCTCCAGCTTCAAGTGA
- a CDS encoding S1C family serine protease, producing the protein MTENQPPQNQPGQNPQGPQGPERTQQLPMYGQHQQQQFAPQGGQPGQQRPESGPQGQRPGQYPSGGGAYPQFGAPGTHQGTSPGPNWPFGPQPAAATAEKPKRRAGLAVVALTALLVGLAGGVGGAAVYSATNDHTTNSPSVTAPLNGNQAAPAAAPDGSVQSAAAKVLPSVVKIAVATSQGAATGSGIVISKDGLIVTNNHVVAGAGQGATITVMLNDGRTVNATVKGTDPLTDLAVIHADATNLTPATLGSSGKLAVGQGVVAIGSPFGLEATVTSGIVSALNRPVTSGDEQQDSTTVFPAIQTDAAINPGNSGGALIDLAGQVVGINSAIKTAGGSGQSEGGNIGLGFAIPIDQAKPIIDELVAKGKATHARLGVTVGDAQTSDGLTNGARLGEVTSGGAADKAGLQSGDVVTAVDGKAIASGDALVAAVRSHRPGDQVTLSVTRNGKPQSIKATLGSDNGNPTG; encoded by the coding sequence ATGACCGAGAACCAGCCGCCGCAGAACCAGCCCGGCCAGAACCCGCAAGGTCCGCAGGGGCCGGAGCGGACGCAGCAGCTGCCGATGTACGGACAGCATCAGCAGCAGCAGTTCGCGCCGCAGGGTGGTCAGCCGGGTCAGCAGAGGCCGGAATCGGGGCCGCAAGGGCAGCGGCCGGGACAGTACCCCTCAGGTGGGGGTGCCTACCCGCAGTTCGGGGCGCCGGGGACGCATCAGGGGACGTCTCCGGGCCCGAACTGGCCCTTCGGACCGCAGCCGGCTGCCGCTACCGCGGAGAAGCCGAAGCGGCGCGCCGGTCTGGCCGTAGTGGCGCTGACTGCGCTGCTGGTCGGCTTGGCGGGTGGCGTCGGCGGCGCGGCAGTGTACTCGGCGACCAACGACCACACCACGAACTCTCCGTCGGTGACCGCCCCGTTGAACGGCAACCAGGCCGCGCCTGCGGCCGCTCCGGACGGCTCGGTGCAGAGCGCCGCGGCCAAGGTGCTGCCGAGCGTGGTGAAGATCGCCGTCGCGACGTCGCAGGGAGCCGCGACCGGGTCCGGCATCGTGATCAGCAAGGACGGCCTGATCGTCACCAACAACCACGTGGTCGCAGGAGCCGGTCAAGGCGCCACGATCACCGTGATGCTGAACGACGGCCGGACGGTCAACGCCACCGTCAAAGGCACCGATCCGCTCACCGACCTCGCCGTGATCCACGCCGACGCGACGAACCTGACCCCGGCCACGCTGGGGTCCAGCGGCAAGCTCGCGGTCGGGCAGGGCGTGGTGGCGATCGGCTCGCCGTTCGGCCTGGAGGCGACCGTGACCAGCGGCATCGTCTCGGCGCTGAATCGCCCGGTGACGTCGGGCGACGAGCAGCAGGACAGCACGACAGTCTTCCCAGCAATCCAGACGGACGCCGCGATCAATCCGGGAAACTCCGGCGGCGCTCTGATCGACCTCGCCGGCCAGGTGGTCGGTATCAACAGCGCGATCAAAACCGCCGGCGGATCGGGACAATCCGAAGGCGGCAACATCGGCCTGGGCTTCGCTATCCCGATCGACCAGGCCAAGCCGATCATCGACGAGCTGGTGGCCAAGGGCAAGGCCACGCATGCGCGGCTCGGCGTCACGGTCGGCGACGCGCAAACCTCCGACGGGCTCACCAACGGAGCACGCCTGGGCGAGGTCACGTCCGGCGGTGCGGCGGACAAAGCCGGTCTGCAGTCAGGTGATGTGGTCACCGCTGTGGACGGCAAGGCGATCGCGTCAGGGGACGCGTTGGTCGCCGCGGTCCGTTCGCACCGCCCGGGCGATCAGGTGACGCTGTCCGTCACCCGCAACGGCAAGCCCCAGTCCATCAAGGCCACCCTCGGCTCCGACAACGGGAACCCCACCGGCTGA
- a CDS encoding TFIIB-type zinc ribbon-containing protein, whose translation MESLTCPKCRADMRTYERNSVTVDQCTECRGIFLDRGELERLVDAELQFNSPSPQPRYEEKRHEEKKRYDDRRPDDRRYDDDRRYGNQYPRKKKKSFLEELFD comes from the coding sequence ATGGAGAGCCTGACGTGTCCCAAGTGCCGTGCCGACATGCGGACGTACGAACGCAACAGCGTCACTGTCGACCAGTGCACGGAGTGCCGGGGAATCTTCCTCGACCGAGGTGAGCTGGAGCGGCTGGTGGACGCCGAGCTGCAGTTCAACTCGCCGAGCCCGCAACCGCGGTACGAGGAGAAGCGGCACGAGGAGAAGAAGCGGTACGACGACCGCAGGCCCGACGACCGCAGGTACGACGACGACCGGCGGTACGGGAACCAGTACCCGCGCAAGAAGAAGAAGTCGTTCCTCGAGGAGCTCTTCGACTGA
- a CDS encoding PaaI family thioesterase: MELTLEVAQKLLAAQPFSVLVGARLTAFGDGGAELELDIREDLQQQNGFLHGGVLAYAADNAITFAGGTALGPEVLTGGFTISYVRPARGVTLRAQANVAHSGKRQATCTCELSTIDEAGTTTLCAIAQGTVIALNR; this comes from the coding sequence ATGGAGTTGACGCTCGAAGTGGCTCAGAAGCTGTTGGCCGCGCAGCCGTTCAGTGTGCTGGTCGGGGCGAGACTGACCGCGTTCGGTGACGGCGGTGCGGAGTTGGAGCTCGACATCCGTGAGGATCTCCAACAGCAGAACGGTTTCCTGCACGGCGGCGTGCTCGCGTACGCCGCCGACAATGCGATCACGTTCGCCGGCGGCACGGCCCTCGGCCCGGAGGTTCTGACCGGCGGGTTCACCATCAGCTACGTCCGCCCGGCCCGCGGCGTGACGCTGCGCGCACAGGCGAACGTTGCCCACTCGGGCAAACGCCAGGCGACCTGCACCTGCGAGCTCTCGACGATCGACGAAGCCGGCACGACCACGCTCTGCGCGATCGCCCAGGGCACAGTCATCGCCCTCAACCGATGA
- a CDS encoding Fic family protein, whose amino-acid sequence MNQPADTQLSVGWERCTWDGADTPMSRRERAEAQGPYLAAIPPAISGMDFDIPSALATEAEDALVEISHFDGELANSLPRADAELAPLAVVLLRTESASSSQIEGVTAGAKALAIATLNESSGQNARMVAANVEAMQRAIALADNLSTGSIIAAHRALMHGQASAGPGRLRDGQVWIGGGPTPHTATFVPPRHERVPALMDDLVAFCKRTDIPVLTQVSIAHAQFETIHPFNDGNGRTGRTLVHAMLRRSGVTRRLTVPVSAGLLTDTEAYFAALGSYRQGNPSPIITQFSRASFAAVGNGRRLVADLTEIYAGWQHNLPSRKGSAARRLLPHLLSQPAVAVKHIQQHLGVSQPAAQRAVDQLVEAGILKQISTGKRDRAWIAREVITALDNFATRSGRRG is encoded by the coding sequence GTGAACCAACCCGCAGACACCCAGTTGTCGGTCGGCTGGGAGCGCTGCACCTGGGACGGGGCCGACACCCCGATGTCCCGTCGCGAACGGGCAGAGGCGCAGGGCCCGTACCTCGCGGCGATCCCGCCGGCGATCTCAGGCATGGACTTCGACATCCCGTCCGCGCTCGCCACCGAGGCCGAGGACGCGCTGGTCGAGATCTCCCACTTCGACGGCGAACTGGCCAACTCCCTTCCGCGAGCTGACGCAGAGCTCGCCCCACTCGCCGTCGTCCTGCTGCGCACCGAGTCGGCATCGTCCTCGCAGATCGAAGGTGTCACCGCAGGGGCGAAGGCCTTGGCCATCGCGACCCTGAACGAGTCGTCGGGCCAGAACGCCCGAATGGTCGCCGCCAACGTCGAGGCCATGCAGAGGGCGATCGCCCTGGCAGACAACCTCAGTACCGGCTCGATCATCGCCGCTCACCGCGCCCTGATGCATGGCCAGGCCTCTGCGGGTCCTGGGCGACTGCGGGACGGCCAGGTTTGGATCGGAGGCGGTCCGACCCCCCACACCGCGACGTTCGTCCCGCCCCGGCACGAGCGCGTCCCGGCGTTGATGGACGATCTGGTCGCCTTCTGCAAGCGGACCGACATCCCGGTCCTCACCCAGGTCTCGATCGCCCACGCTCAGTTCGAGACGATCCACCCGTTCAACGACGGGAACGGCCGTACCGGCAGAACTCTGGTCCACGCGATGCTGCGCCGGTCCGGCGTGACGCGGCGTCTGACCGTCCCAGTCTCGGCCGGTCTGCTCACCGATACCGAGGCTTACTTCGCTGCGCTCGGATCGTACCGGCAAGGCAACCCCTCGCCGATCATCACGCAGTTCAGCCGTGCCTCCTTCGCCGCGGTCGGTAACGGACGGCGCCTGGTCGCCGACCTCACCGAGATCTACGCCGGATGGCAGCACAATCTCCCATCACGAAAGGGCTCGGCCGCCCGTCGGCTCCTACCGCACCTGCTCAGCCAGCCCGCTGTCGCCGTCAAACACATCCAGCAGCACCTGGGTGTCTCACAGCCGGCCGCACAACGTGCCGTCGACCAGCTGGTCGAGGCCGGAATCCTGAAGCAGATCTCGACTGGAAAGCGTGATCGGGCGTGGATCGCGCGTGAGGTGATCACCGCGCTCGACAACTTCGCAACTCGCTCCGGCCGCCGTGGCTAA
- a CDS encoding L-rhamnose mutarotase, with the protein MTRLALHSRLIPGTEEAYELEHARVWPELITAMHAAGISDWSIWRSGRDLFHLVVTDDFEAAVAYLRNDPTDQRWQQHMSQFVEGFAQNPEGVAGQSLRHVWTMSEQAG; encoded by the coding sequence GTGACCCGCCTTGCGCTGCACAGCCGCCTGATTCCCGGTACCGAAGAGGCCTACGAGCTCGAGCACGCTCGCGTCTGGCCGGAGCTGATCACCGCGATGCACGCCGCCGGCATCAGCGACTGGTCGATCTGGCGCAGCGGCCGTGACCTGTTCCACCTGGTCGTGACCGACGACTTCGAGGCCGCGGTCGCCTACCTCCGCAACGACCCGACCGACCAGCGCTGGCAACAACACATGAGCCAGTTCGTCGAAGGCTTCGCCCAGAACCCCGAGGGTGTGGCCGGCCAGTCGTTGCGCCACGTCTGGACGATGAGCGAGCAGGCTGGTTAG
- a CDS encoding GNAT family N-acetyltransferase, whose amino-acid sequence MTTATVLLRPITDAEYPGWKDRAATSFAAGIGPARGLTADEALKFAYEETEKLLPDGPATENHLIWTALAGDEPVGSLWISTKPRVPFIYGIEVDSGRRGKGYGRAIMLAGEEECRRLGHQHLDLNVFGGNTTAIGLYDSLGYAVISQQMRKEL is encoded by the coding sequence GTGACGACTGCCACGGTGCTCCTCCGCCCCATCACCGACGCCGAGTATCCGGGCTGGAAGGACCGTGCCGCGACGTCGTTCGCGGCGGGCATCGGTCCGGCCCGTGGGCTGACTGCGGACGAGGCGCTGAAATTCGCGTACGAGGAGACCGAGAAGCTGCTCCCGGATGGGCCTGCCACCGAGAACCACCTGATCTGGACGGCACTGGCGGGCGACGAGCCGGTCGGCAGCCTGTGGATCAGCACCAAGCCGCGGGTGCCGTTCATCTACGGCATCGAGGTGGACAGCGGCCGGCGCGGCAAGGGGTACGGCCGGGCGATCATGCTGGCCGGCGAGGAGGAGTGCCGCCGTCTCGGCCACCAGCACCTCGACCTGAACGTCTTCGGCGGCAACACCACCGCGATCGGCCTCTACGACTCGCTCGGGTACGCCGTCATCTCCCAGCAGATGCGCAAGGAGCTTTAA
- a CDS encoding DNA polymerase IV encodes MSWWVLHVDMDQFIAAVEIRRRPELRGLPVVVGGSGDPTQPRQVVATASYEAREYGVHSGMPVRAAYKKCPQAVFLPSDPAAYEAASVEVMDALRAFPVVVEVWGWDECFVGAETDDPEALAASLRAAVEAQTSLTCAVGIGDNKTRAKLATNFAKHTRSHAEPFTGAGEGSSAGIYRLTAANWREVMNHRPIRDLWGIGSRMEKNLNELGITTVADLAAADVEALKQRFGPKMGAWYAALGRGLGDTQVTDVPREPVSRSHEETFAADLVELPDIQRELRRIAEEVTREVVADGRTIQRVWVKLRFISFYTPIKSRKLKSPTQDPDVIAATALALLEKFEIRRPIRLLGVRVEFVPPTDVAPPAERRI; translated from the coding sequence ATGAGCTGGTGGGTCCTGCACGTGGACATGGATCAGTTCATCGCGGCCGTGGAGATCCGGCGGCGGCCTGAGCTGCGTGGGCTACCTGTCGTGGTGGGCGGGTCCGGCGATCCGACCCAACCACGGCAGGTGGTCGCCACAGCGTCGTACGAGGCGCGCGAGTACGGCGTACATTCCGGGATGCCGGTGCGGGCGGCGTACAAGAAGTGCCCGCAGGCGGTGTTCCTGCCGTCGGACCCGGCGGCGTACGAGGCGGCGTCCGTCGAGGTGATGGACGCCCTCCGCGCGTTCCCGGTCGTGGTCGAGGTGTGGGGCTGGGACGAGTGCTTCGTCGGCGCCGAGACCGACGACCCCGAGGCGCTGGCCGCCTCGCTGCGCGCCGCCGTGGAGGCTCAGACCTCGCTGACCTGCGCGGTCGGCATCGGCGACAACAAGACGCGCGCCAAGCTGGCCACCAACTTCGCCAAACACACCCGCTCCCACGCCGAACCCTTCACCGGCGCCGGCGAAGGGTCCTCGGCCGGCATCTACCGACTCACGGCCGCCAACTGGCGCGAGGTGATGAACCACCGCCCGATCCGCGATCTCTGGGGCATCGGCAGCCGGATGGAGAAGAACCTCAACGAACTCGGCATCACCACCGTCGCCGACCTCGCCGCCGCGGACGTCGAGGCCCTCAAGCAACGCTTCGGCCCCAAGATGGGCGCCTGGTACGCCGCCCTCGGCCGCGGTCTCGGCGACACCCAGGTCACCGACGTCCCGCGCGAACCCGTCTCCCGCAGCCACGAGGAGACCTTCGCCGCGGACCTGGTCGAGCTCCCCGACATCCAGCGCGAACTCCGCCGCATCGCCGAAGAGGTCACCCGCGAGGTCGTCGCCGACGGCCGCACGATCCAGCGCGTCTGGGTGAAGCTCCGCTTCATCAGCTTCTACACCCCGATCAAGAGCCGCAAACTCAAGTCCCCGACCCAGGACCCGGACGTCATCGCCGCCACCGCCCTCGCCCTGCTGGAAAAGTTCGAGATCCGCCGCCCCATTCGCCTCCTCGGCGTCCGCGTCGAATTCGTCCCGCCGACCGACGTCGCGCCTCCAGCCGAGCGGCGTATATAA